In Primulina eburnea isolate SZY01 chromosome 14, ASM2296580v1, whole genome shotgun sequence, the following proteins share a genomic window:
- the LOC140811957 gene encoding WRKY transcription factor 71-like, with product MSEEFRDGFYYHQTFHDDLRRNPGGSANFPYSNTINAAPANNNSSKASYFFPGDSSVHQVQVLDPSLYLSTFTDFLHGSSGQNTISSAAFGMLPLSSSAKEELRATVVDNQGLGGGETPVTPNSSISASSTEAAPGEELDSKKSQKLDSARVKEAAEDGEDMSSKKEDNKSKKKREKKQREPRFAFMTKSEIDQLEDGYRWRKYGQKAVKNSPYPRSYYRCTTPKCPVKKRVERSFQDPSIVVTTYEGQHNHHVPATLRGNVATGMFAPAGSMLITPPPFLQEQQILLQMPYQLYMSNFSGGNLVYDHHQEQEQQQSLGTLVHDHDQQSYNLHVSGHGLLQDIIPPPAFPKQEF from the exons ATGTCTGAAGAATTCAGAGATGGATTTTACTATCACCAAACATTTCACGATGATCTCCGCCGTAACCCCGGCGGATCCGCCAACTTTCCATACTCAAACACCATCAATGCAGCGCCAGCTAACAATAACTCCTCCAAAGCTTCTTATTTCTTTCCGGGAGATTCGTCGGTTCATCAAGTACAAGTGCTTGATCCTTCTTTGTACTTAAGTACTTTCACCGACTTTCTGCATGGATCTTCCGGCCAAAACACGATTTCTTCCGCCGCCTTTGGCATGTTGCCACTGTCTTCTTCTGCGAAAGAAGAGCTGAGGGCGACGGTAGTGGATAATCAGGGGTTGGGAGGCGGCGAAACCCCAGTTACACCCAATTCTTCGATTTCCGCCTCCTCCACTGAGGCAGCGCCAGGCGAGGAATTAGATTCCAAGAAGAGTCAAAAACTTGATAGCGCTCGAGTAAAAGAAGCTGCTGAAGATGGAGAAGACATGAGCTCCAAGAAAGA GGATAACAAATcaaagaagaaaagagagaagaaGCAGAGGGAGCCTCGATTTGCTTTCATGACCAAGAGTGAGATTGATCAATTGGAAGATGgatacagatggagaaaatacGGACAAAAAGCGGTCAAGAACAGTCCTTATCCAAG AAGCTACTATAGATGCACGACTCCGAAATGTCCGGTGAAGAAACGCGTAGAGAGATCCTTTCAAGACCCTTCAATCGTGGTCACAACGTACGAAGGGCAACACAACCACCACGTCCCCGCCACCCTCCGAGGCAACGTGGCGACCGGAATGTTTGCCCCAGCTGGTTCCATGCTTATAACTCCGCCGCCATTTTTGCAAGAGCAACAAATCTTACTTCAAATGCCTTACCAACTTTACATGAGCAATTTTAGCGGGGGAAACCTTGTGTATGATCATCATCAGGAGCAGGAGCAGCAGCAATCTTTGGGTACACTGGTGCATGATCATGATCAGCAATCTTATAACTTGCATGTTTCTGGCCATGGACTGTTGCAAGATATAATTCCGCCTCCCGCCTTTCCCAAACAAGAATTCTGA
- the LOC140812076 gene encoding purine permease 21-like produces MGTTAQELQPDINNALGLRDGVESSNLARTAETNHPTSSFPFLKQYKWWIQMAVFSFFVLAGQNLGVLLGRVYFTKGGNSKWMGTLVQVTGFPILFPFQWFMKTDKDQTEVTTRNPSSPLNLASVYLCLGIFLAGDAMLYTIGLQYLPVTTYTLICASQLGFNAVFSFFLNRQKFSPYIVNSLVILTISSVLLMFQSDPGDSNKASKKKYIIGFLCTLGASAGYGLMLSLTQLAFQKIIKKETLSAVVDMSIYQCVVATFVVIIGLFASGEWSTLDREMDRFESGKVSYVLNLFWTAVSWQIFLVGCIGLIFKISSLFSNVISILGLPVAPILAVIFLQDKLTGLKAISMILAIWGFVSYMYHHYLEEMKMKQKKETDDIEEVSLTQRLG; encoded by the exons ATGGGAACTACAGCTCAAGAGCTGCAACCAGACATCAATAACG CACTAGGTTTAAGAGATGGAGTGGAAAGTTCGAATTTGGCGAGAACTGCAGAAACCAACCACCCAACTTCCAGCTTCCCATTTCTTAAACAGTACAAATGGTGGATTCAAATGGCCGTATTCTCATTCTTCGTCTTGGCGGGTCAAAATTTGGGTGTACTCTTGGGTCGGGTCTACTTTACCAAAGGTGGAAACAGCAAATGGATGGGTACATTAGTACAAGTTACAGGATTCCCGATTCTCTTCCCTTTTCAGTGGTTCATGAAAACCGATAAAGACCAAACGGAAGTCACgacaagaaatccttcttccccCTTGAATCTTGCTTCAGTGTACCTCTGCTTAGGGATATTCTTAGCAGGAGATGCCATGTTATACACAATTGGGCTCCAATATTTACCTGTCACTACATATACTTTGATTTGTGCAAGCCAGTTAGGATTCAATGCcgtcttttcctttttcttgaaCAGACAAAAGTTCAGCCCATACATAGTCAACTCGTTAGTTATCCTAACCATATCCTCTGTGCTACTCATGTTCCAATCTGACCCTGGAGACTCGAACAAAGCATCGAAAAAGAAGTATATTATCGGGTTTTTATGCACCCTCGGTGCATCAGCTGGATACGGGCTAATGCTGTCCCTCACGCAGCTCGCCTTCCAGAAGATAATCAAGAAAGAAACCCTTAGTGCTGTCGTTGATATGTCTATCTACCAATGCGTGGTCGCGACATTTGTGGTCATAATCGGGCTTTTTGCGAGCGGGGAGTGGAGTACACTAGACAGAGaaatggacagatttgaatctGGAAAGGTTTCTTATGTGTTGAACTTGTTTTGGACAGCTGTTTCTTGGCAAATATTTCTTGTAGGTTGCATTGGCCTGATTTTTAAGATCTCATCGTTGTTTTCCAATGTCATCAGCATTCTTGGGCTACCGGTAGCCCCTATATTGGCCGTGATTTTTCTGCAGGATAAACTCACTGGATTGAAGGCCATATCGATGATATTGGCAATATGGGGGTTTGTGTCCTATATGTACCACCATTATCTGGAGGAGATGAAGATGAAGCAGAAAAAGGAAACTGATGATATTGAAGAAGTTTCCCTAACTCAAAGACTTGGATAG
- the LOC140812863 gene encoding purine permease 21-like, whose protein sequence is MEMEISTLPRCSPSFKNTRWFHLAIFSILVLCGQLTATLLGRLYYEKGGKSKYIAALVQSAGFPILLPFLYITSRKNPTTDSNLSMKLSLAALYVIFGTFLALDCLLYAVGLKYLPASTFSLICASQLGINAFFSYFLNSQKLTPYVLNSILLLTTSSVLLVLQSDSTGHSTEGKYVLGFICTLSGAAGYALQTSLAQRAYGKVLKMQTIEEILNVIFYESLVTSCTLLVGLFVSGEWKTLKAEMQEFQLGKKSYVMTLVWTALAWQLFSIGLVALILKVSSLFANVVSTVNVPVIPILAVVVFQDKMTGIKIVAMILAIWGSISYVYQQYLDDIKSKEEYIIPHQENETSTA, encoded by the coding sequence ATGGAGATGGAAATATCAACTCTACCAAGATGTTCTCCAAGCTTCAAAAACACGAGGTGGTTCCATCTGGCCATTTTTTCAATTCTTGTGCTCTGTGGGCAATTAACTGCAACACTTCTCGGAAGACTGTACTATGAAAAAGGAGGCAAAAGCAAGTACATCGCAGCGCTTGTGCAGTCTGCCGGATTTCCCATCCTCCTTCCTTTCCTTTACATAACATCGAGGAAAAATCCCACGACAGATTCAAACTTGTCCATGAAATTATCCTTGGCAGCTCTATATGTAATTTTTGGCACTTTTCTTGCACTAGATTGCTTGTTATATGCAGTTGGGCTTAAGTACCTACCTGCATCCACATTTTCCCTGATTTGTGCAAGCCAGTTGGGTATCAATGCTTTTTTTTCCTACTTTCTCAATTCTCAGAAACTCACTCCCTATGTATTGAATTCAATTTTGCTTCTCACAACGTCTTCCGTACTTCTTGTGCTACAATCTGACTCAACAGGTCATTCTACAGAAGGAAAGTATGTGTTGGGGTTTATTTGCACCCTCAGTGGTGCTGCTGGATACGCGTTACAGACATCACTAGCCCAGAGGGCTTATGGGAAGGTGCTAAAAATGCAAACCATCGAGGAAATCTTGAATGTTATATTTTATGAATCACTGGTGACATCTTGCACTCTTTTAGTTGGCCTTTTTGTCAGTGGAGAATGGAAGACATTGAAGGCGGAGATGCAGGAGTTTCAACTAGGCAAGAAATCCTACGTGATGACTTTGGTATGGACAGCATTAGCTTGGCAGCTTTTTTCAATTGGTTTGGTGGCTCTAATTCTGAAGGTCTCTTCCCTGTTTGCTAATGTAGTCAGTACTGTGAATGTGCCGGTCATTCCAATATTAGCGGTTGTTGTTTTCCAAGACAAGATGACAGGGATTAAAATCGTGGCCATGATCTTGGCTATATGGGGCTCTATATCGTATGTTTATCAGCAATATCTCGATGATATTAAGTCCAAGGAAGAATATATAATTCCCCACCAAGAGAATGAAACCTCCACAGCTTAA